A genomic window from Chrysoperla carnea chromosome 3, inChrCarn1.1, whole genome shotgun sequence includes:
- the LOC123296129 gene encoding uncharacterized protein LOC123296129, protein MNATIQYDQVQLYLYIDPLPTITIPMSMTTNFRRQQHTGLCTLKVILIGHSDIQKFIRMSIWKCSQYCVSDVITMHKLSTTPMKCLHCGCHLKEYENSRIICNRVIAQMIITETSLNHNFSVHTNIRVELIDNLCENLELGLEYELTGYMATNGIFKAMGIIPNCKTFSLYKASISFFPTIIQMKIHLDSKSPYNFVYILSSQLGVAQKLAPQQLFINFKMGILLSLASFKNSCDTIPLPILAVGFDTYFPNQLMSLASKYAVRCVSLSPNNSNIIGGKNKDGWYEIGSLSLANSGVCYLAMESGKMQLGESGSYRLPLKSAIWTYFGFQSKTKEQAQLQTLVNIFGMPFLSDPHDDVAYVQYILEQELQVNITSDDYTIIPEAELVLYLRAVNSRTVSVTPSTEELIKDYFVTCRRCREGTFPIRILDSLLLMAESHAKLHLRSETTRYDAVVAIWLLEESFQAMYGIDISNPSPQCTYEIEKIDKYFLLFEEWLYKFISTNRNNNNCFNFTQL, encoded by the exons ATGAATGCAACAATACAGTATGATCAAGTACAATTATATTTGTACATTGACCCATTACCAACCATCACAATCCCAATGAGTATGACAACCAATTTTAGACGTCAACAACATACAGGCCTATGCACATTAAAAGTAATTCTGATAGGGCATTCAGACATACAAAAGTTCAT acgtATGTCAATATGGAAATGTAGCCAATACTGCGTTAGTGATGTAATAACAATGCATAAACTTTCAACCACTCCAATGAAATGTTTACATTGTGGGTGCCATCtaaaagaatatgaaaattCTCGAATTATATGTAACAGAGTTATTGCGCAAATGATCATCACAGAAACATCAttgaatcataatttttctGTACATACAAACATTCGAGTTGAATTAATag ataatCTATGTGAAAATCTCGAGTTAGGATTAGAATACGAATTAACAGGTTACATGGCGACAAATGGCATATTTAAAGCAATGGGTATAATTCCGaattgtaaaacattttctttgtataaagcatcaatttcattttttccaacCATTATACAAATGAAAATCCACTTAGACTCCAAATCTCCATATaactttgtatatatattatcatCTCAATTAGGCGTTGCACAAAAATTAGCACctcaacaattatttattaattttaaaatgggaatATTGCTAAGTTTAGCTTCATTTAag AATAGCTGTGATACTATTCCATTGCCAATATTAGCGGTTGGATTTGATACATATTTCCCGAATCAATTAATGTCCTTAGCTTCAAAGTATGCGGTACGGTGTGTTAGTCTATCAccaaataatagtaatataatTGGTGGTAAAAATAAAGATGGCTGGTACGAAATTGGTTCTTTAAGTTTAGCTAATTCTGGCGTATGCTATTTGG cTATGGAATCTGGTAAAATGCAATTGGGCGAATCTGGAAGTTACAGATTACCATTAAAAAGTGCTATTTGGACTTATTTTGGATTTCAAAGTAAAACTAAAGAACAAGCACAATTACAAACATTagtaaa TATATTTGGAATGCCATTTTTATCTGATCCCCATGACGATGTTGCCtatgtacaatatattttagaacAAGAACTTCAAGTAAATATTACCTCAGACGATTATACCATCATTCCCGAGGCTGAATTAGTTTTATACTTACGTGCTGTTAATTCTAGAACAGTATCTGTAACACCTTCCACTGAAGAATTGATAAAGGATTATTTTGTTACATGCCGGCGATGTAGAGAAG GGACATTTCCTATTCGGATACTTGATTCCTTATTATTAATGGCCGAAAGTCATGCTAAATTACACTTAAGATCCGAAACTACAAGATATGATGCAGTTGTAGCTATATGGTTGTTAGAAGAAAGTTTTCAAGCAATGTATGGTATTGATATTTCCAATCCATCTCCCCAATGTACTTACGAAATAGAAAAG attgataaatatttcttgttatTTGAAGAATggttatacaaatttatttcaactaatcgcaataataataattgtttcaaCTTCACGCAGTtataa